The following coding sequences are from one Rathayibacter sp. VKM Ac-2760 window:
- a CDS encoding ExeM/NucH family extracellular endonuclease: MPDSPTALTERPRAGTPRRRLALAALAGLALVASPLVASPATAAPSGDELVISEIFARGGSAGATYANRFVELYNPTGADVALSGLSLQYRSATGTANPTTTVALTGTVPAEGHFLIAGASNGSNGAPLPAADQTANGLNIAAAGGTLFLVEGTATLVAPPTGTAEQPDAVLDLLGYGTSNTFESAAATVPTLTQSIARADTATGDTDSNAADFTVGAMTPEASGGGTTPEPTPTATPGPTGTPTPTPTAPPTTAPTVSIAEIQGTGDASPLVGQTVTTTGVVTARYPSGGYNGYVIQTAGTGAQTANRTASDAVFVYSSASVGAVAIGDNLRITGAVSEFNGLTELTPTSAATVEKLGTPAEAPVPAAVVLPRSTQEREALESMLIAPQGAYTVTDTFDLNSFGSVGLAAGDSPLLTPTEVARPGSPEQAAVIADNAARAIVLDDGASINFLGSAANKAIPLPYLTPTEPIRVGAPASFETPVVLDYRNGGWSFQPTTQLTVENAATVQPATFANTRQAAPEAVGGDLSIASFNVLNYFSTTGDSITGCTFYTDRDGDPVTVNSGCDARGAANADDLERQQAKIVSAINTLGAGVVSLEEIENSAKFGKPRDEALATLTAALNTAAGSELWAYVPSPAAVPALADEDVIRTAFIYKKAVIEPVGESVILNDGVAFSNARKPLAQEFRLIGDSASEFVAIVNHFKSKGSGSGVDADQGDGQGASNASRVAQATALVAFADRLQTEKATELVYLLGDFNAYSQEDPVQVLRDAGYVDQGAKDGKYSYSFDGAVGSLDHVFASPAADATVTGVDTWNINSGESVALEYSRYDYNATIFYDASAYRSSDHDPVVVGLDLPETAPATVIDVATSAKTTRLAVLRTLTVTAVNNGPEAVAIEISTPYGTRTKSSVKPGQSFSTTYLTVLRPIKAGSATIEVTAKDGTERTYQQAYSAR; encoded by the coding sequence ATGCCCGACTCCCCCACTGCCCTCACGGAGAGGCCCCGCGCCGGCACGCCGCGCAGGCGTCTCGCTCTGGCGGCCCTCGCCGGTCTCGCTCTCGTCGCCTCGCCGCTCGTCGCGAGCCCGGCCACGGCGGCCCCCAGCGGGGACGAGCTGGTCATCAGCGAGATCTTCGCCCGCGGCGGCTCAGCGGGCGCGACCTACGCGAACCGCTTCGTCGAGCTCTACAACCCGACCGGCGCCGACGTCGCGCTCTCGGGCCTCTCGCTGCAGTACCGCTCTGCCACCGGCACGGCGAACCCGACCACGACGGTCGCGCTCACCGGCACCGTCCCCGCCGAGGGCCACTTCCTGATCGCGGGCGCGAGCAACGGGAGCAACGGCGCGCCGCTGCCCGCCGCCGACCAGACCGCGAACGGCCTCAACATCGCGGCCGCGGGCGGCACGCTCTTCCTCGTCGAGGGCACCGCCACCCTGGTCGCCCCGCCGACCGGCACCGCCGAGCAGCCCGACGCGGTCCTCGACCTGCTGGGCTACGGCACCTCGAACACCTTCGAGTCCGCGGCCGCCACCGTGCCCACGCTCACGCAGTCGATCGCGCGCGCCGACACGGCCACCGGCGACACCGACTCCAACGCCGCCGACTTCACCGTCGGCGCGATGACCCCGGAGGCGAGCGGCGGCGGCACCACCCCGGAGCCGACGCCCACGGCCACCCCCGGCCCGACCGGCACGCCGACCCCGACCCCGACCGCCCCGCCGACCACCGCGCCGACGGTCTCGATCGCCGAGATCCAGGGCACCGGAGACGCGTCGCCGCTCGTGGGGCAGACCGTCACCACCACCGGCGTCGTCACCGCGCGCTACCCCTCCGGCGGCTACAACGGCTACGTGATCCAGACCGCCGGCACCGGCGCGCAGACCGCGAACCGCACCGCCTCCGACGCGGTCTTCGTCTACTCCTCCGCCTCCGTCGGCGCGGTCGCGATCGGCGACAACCTGCGCATCACCGGCGCCGTGAGCGAGTTCAACGGCCTCACCGAGCTCACCCCGACCTCGGCCGCGACCGTCGAGAAGCTCGGCACGCCGGCCGAGGCGCCGGTCCCGGCCGCCGTCGTCCTCCCGCGCAGCACCCAGGAGCGCGAGGCGCTCGAGAGCATGCTGATCGCCCCGCAGGGCGCGTACACGGTGACCGACACCTTCGACCTCAACAGCTTCGGCTCGGTCGGCCTCGCCGCCGGCGACTCGCCGCTGCTGACCCCGACCGAGGTCGCCCGCCCGGGCAGCCCCGAGCAGGCCGCCGTGATCGCCGACAACGCCGCCCGCGCGATCGTGCTCGACGACGGCGCCTCGATCAACTTCCTCGGCTCGGCCGCGAACAAGGCGATCCCGCTGCCCTACCTCACGCCCACCGAGCCGATCCGCGTCGGCGCGCCCGCGAGCTTCGAGACGCCCGTCGTCCTCGACTACCGCAACGGCGGCTGGTCCTTCCAGCCGACCACGCAGCTGACCGTCGAGAACGCTGCGACCGTGCAGCCCGCGACCTTCGCGAACACCCGCCAGGCGGCCCCCGAGGCCGTCGGCGGCGACCTGTCGATCGCGTCCTTCAACGTGCTCAACTACTTCTCCACCACGGGTGACTCGATCACCGGCTGCACCTTCTACACCGACCGCGACGGCGACCCCGTCACGGTCAACAGCGGCTGCGACGCCCGCGGCGCCGCGAACGCGGACGACCTCGAGCGCCAACAGGCCAAGATCGTCAGCGCCATCAACACCCTCGGCGCGGGCGTCGTCTCGCTCGAGGAGATCGAGAACTCGGCCAAGTTCGGCAAGCCGCGCGACGAGGCCCTCGCCACGCTGACCGCCGCGCTCAACACCGCGGCCGGCTCGGAGCTGTGGGCGTACGTGCCCTCGCCCGCCGCTGTCCCCGCGCTCGCGGACGAGGACGTCATCCGCACGGCGTTCATCTACAAGAAGGCCGTCATCGAGCCGGTCGGCGAGTCGGTCATCCTGAACGACGGCGTCGCGTTCTCGAACGCCCGCAAGCCGCTCGCCCAGGAGTTCCGCCTGATCGGCGACAGCGCCAGCGAGTTCGTCGCGATCGTGAACCACTTCAAGTCGAAGGGCTCCGGCTCGGGAGTCGACGCCGACCAGGGCGACGGCCAGGGCGCCTCGAACGCCTCCCGCGTCGCCCAGGCCACCGCGCTCGTCGCGTTCGCCGACCGCCTGCAGACCGAGAAGGCGACCGAGCTGGTCTACCTGCTCGGCGACTTCAACGCCTACTCGCAGGAGGACCCGGTCCAGGTCCTGCGCGACGCCGGCTACGTCGACCAGGGCGCGAAGGACGGGAAGTACTCCTACTCGTTCGACGGCGCGGTCGGCTCGCTCGACCACGTCTTCGCCTCCCCGGCGGCCGACGCGACCGTCACGGGTGTCGACACCTGGAACATCAACAGCGGGGAGTCGGTGGCGCTCGAGTACAGCCGCTACGACTACAACGCGACGATCTTCTACGACGCCAGCGCCTACCGCTCGAGCGACCACGACCCGGTCGTCGTCGGCCTCGACCTGCCCGAGACCGCACCGGCGACCGTGATCGACGTCGCCACGAGCGCGAAGACCACGCGCCTCGCCGTGCTCCGCACGCTGACGGTCACGGCCGTCAACAACGGCCCGGAGGCGGTCGCGATCGAGATCTCGACGCCCTACGGCACGCGGACGAAGAGCTCGGTGAAGCCCGGCCAGTCGTTCTCGACCACGTACCTGACGGTGCTGCGCCCGATCAAGGCCGGCTCCGCGACGATCGAGGTCACCGCGAAGGACGGCACGGAGCGGACGTACCAGCAGGCGTACAGCGCCCGCTAG